AACAGTTTAtaggcctcaacctcccaaggcaCAGAGAAGGACAGAGAATGGATCCAACAGAGGGAGGTGGGCacatgaagaaaaactaagaCACTGTCTGTTTTTGGCCACGCATGCCCAGAATAGTTTACACACCTTAGCATGCCAGAAGAGATCAGCACGACCAGACCCTTGCTGACCTGTCCAGCTCAATTCTCACCACTCTGACTCCTCTCCCCGTCCTATTCCAACACCTTTGTACCAAATGGAACTCCCCACGAGCTCTTAATTGCTGTTTCCTGTGCTTGAAACACCCCTTTCCCAGCCAACTCATTCTCACCCTTTGGCTTCAGATTAGACAACACCTTCTCTACTAACAGCTAAGTGCAACTGGTGATCCTGGGTTGGATCCTGGACCATGATGTGATGATTTCCTATAAATGGCATTAGTAGGAAAATTGGTAGAATCTGAATGAGATCATAGATTCAAAAATAGTATTacatcaatgttaatttcttggttttgatcATTGTACTGTGGTTATATATGAAAAGGCCCCTTTCCCTTTGTAAATATGGACAAAAGTCTTTAGGAGTAAAGGGGCACCATGTTGGCAACTTGTTTGCAGGAACAAagttatgtatgtgtatgtatgtgtgtgtatatatatatatgcatgtatgcacacacacataaacatgtgTATgtgatacaaaaacagaaagaggagagataagagagagggagaataaTTAAGTAAATGAAATGTGATAAAATGATAAGGTGAAGAATATGGGATAATTCTTTGTACCATTCTTGCAAATTTTtgtaaatctgaaaatattttgaaataagaagttaaaaaaaataacttcctTTGGAAAGCCTTCCAGAGCCCCTCAAAGCTAGGTTTGGTGTCCCTCCTATAAGGATCGTAGCACCTCACACATACAGTACTTTAACTGCCTATTTATAAGGCTGTCCTCTCCACTAATGATTGGCATGAAGTCTGGAAACTTACCTGTTTCACTACTTGATGGGCTGGGGAAGCTCACTCCTGTGGTTCCGGCAGGGGAGGACATCATCCCATTATGCCAGAGTGGCAAGGAACTGGGTGAATGATAATATATAAAACTAGATTTGAGGATGTAATCATGTAGAGTAGGCGGCATGCTAGCCATAGCTGAACACTTGCTTACTTCTGGGGTGTGCTAAAGGCACAGGCATATTCAGTGAATATCAGAAACAAATCATGAGGCAACGCAGATGCAGGTGCAGGGATTGATGGGAATGCTGCATTGATGTGCCGTGTTTAACTTTGCACCGTGGATTGAAGTATGAAGGGACAACAATATGAATAGATCATGCATTGAATAGATCATGTTATTACACATTCCAGTGTAATATCCCAAAATCAATGTTCATTAATATTTTCCTGTATTTCCAGATTTTATGGCCATCCTGTAGAATATAAGCTCCTTAGAGGGCTGAGATTCTTTCTTATTTGCTGTTTTATCTCTGCTACCTAGCACAATTATGTCTCCtgactattttaattttcattagaaTGTATTTGGTTGAAATCCCTTTAAAGCTACTTATCAGCTGTGAgatttgggcaagttacttaatctccctgaatctcagtttcctcatgtacaAAACCAGAATAATAATAAGGCCACttcccatcctggctaacacggtgaaacaccgtctctactaaaaaatacaaaaaattaggcgggcatggtagcggacgcctgtagtcccagctactcaggaggctgaggcaggagaatggcgtaaacccaggaggcagaacttgcagtgagcagagatcgcgccactgcactccagcctgggtgacagaactagactccatctcaataaataaataataaggccACCTCACAAGGCTATTATCAGGATTAATTGAGTTTGATTTTATAAAACGCTtagaacaggccaggcacggtggctcatgcctgtaatccaacattttgagaagctgaggcaggatcacttgaggtcaggagtttgagaccagcctgaccaacatggtgaaaccccatctctactaagaaaaaaaaaaaagtacaaaattagccaggcatggtggcacacgcctgtaatcccagctacttcagaggctgaggcaggagaatcacttgaacctgggaggcggaggttgcagtgagccaagattgtgccagtgcactccagcctgggtgacagagcaagactctgtcacccaaaaaaaaaaaaacttagaacaGTTTCTCTCATATAGTAGGCATTGTGTAAgcgggtttttaaaaataaatggatttacatcacctatacacacacacacacacacacttacaggAAGATGACTAGAAGTTTATGTCCTTTCTGAGTGAAACTTCAGAATGGGCTTGACATCCTGGCCTTAGGACAGTGATTTTTAAGGTCTTTCCCTTAAAGACCCTGTCCCTACGAACACCAGAGCACCTGATTGGCATAAGAGGCTCACTGCCAATACAACAGGTGGACACACTCCCAgtcaaaagcaaacacatttgaTGTCAATTGTCTGTACAACCTGATATTCTCGAGACACTTTGAAATATGTGCAATAGCTCAGAGCTCTAGATCACCAGCTTCTGCCTTGGTGCTGGCCAGTGGTCTACTCAGCCCCTAAACCACTTTCACAACCTGGAGATCAGTGTTTGTTGCCCTCTAGAACATCCCCATTATGAACTGATAAAATGTCTTAGACTGCTTTAAAATAATCCAGGCCAGAAGTGCAGGGCAGAGGAGTAGGGATTATGGTTGAAACTAGATGAGCTATACAATGATAGGAGTTGAAGCTGCATGACAGTACACAGGGTACATTATAccagtctttctacttttttgtatatttggaaatgatcatatttaaaggtttttaaatttttttttttttttgagacggagtctcgcactgtcgcccaggctggagtgcagtggccggatctcagctcactgcaagctccacctcccgggttcacgccattctcctgcctcagcctcccgagtagctgggactgcaggcgcccgccaccgcgcccggctagttttttgtattttttagtagagacggggtttcaccgtgttagccaggatggtctcgatctcctgacctcgtgatccgcccgtcttggcctcccaaagtgctgggattacaggcttgagccaccgcgcccggcctaatatttttttaaaaaataaaaaaagcactgAAATAAAGCTGGGGTAGGTTAGTCTTTGTGCAAAAGCAATTCTTTGGATTTACTAGCCCAGTTCCTGATATCTGATAACAACAAATAAAGTTTATCGGAGGGCTGAATCAGCAAATAAATGGATGCCATGAGGCTGTGGCTGATTTCATTCAGATGCCATGaaaatttacttattatttttgtttttgtttctttctactaCAGAGAAACCAGCAGTTCCTTCTAGAGAACCTGAAGGTAAGCCTGTCACTTGAGATTTGGGTTAACTGGGACTGTTTCATAGCCCCTGTTCACAGGTTTAAAGCCCTATGTCCTTTGGACCAGATTATTCAACAGAAAAACTACTGGTATTAGCTCAGGCATTTGGGACAGGTATACGCCACACCCAGCCATGACAGCTAGTTTAGTCATGTCATTTTTTAGTGTTGTCTGTTTCTCTCACGGCTGAAAAGCAACAGTTAAAAATTCTGTTTGGTGTGTTACTTGGCATCATTGACAATATGAAAGGAATAatttaaagagacaaaaaaaatgagccaaaCTGATAGTTTATGGCCCTAGAAGTGAGTCCTTGGCCCTTCCCCTTGACACCTTGGTATTTTATGTACCTTGATGTCAGCTGCTTGTTGATTGTTTTGGTACTGGATTCTTGACAGCAAGGGTCTCgccaaaaagacaaagacaatgtAAACCCTCTAGGGAAGCAAATTCAACCCTTTACTTTTCTATGTTCATAGATGGTGCTGGCCAAACTGCTACAGCTTTTTTGCATCCCAATTTGAACATGGTAGGACCTCAAAGAATTATCATGCCTTTCTCCATGTGTCTCTctccaggtgaggaaacagagccAACAACACCTGTACTTCTAGAAGAAACACAGGAGGAAGATgcaaaaaaaacatttaaagaaagtaGAGGTATGTACAAAACTCTCCTAGGAAAGATGAATAATGAGGCTCCCTTGATCACAAATTACCCAAGGTTGAATTCCCTACTTTGTTCTTTCCCATAGCtacctaaaaatagaactagaCAGGGCATGTGTGGCTTTGCAAAAGCTGAACTAAATGCTAGGTTTCATCAATGAAATATGCAAATGGAACTATCCTAAGATGACTGGGGAAATCAGACAGCAGGTGGAAAATTTGCATGAAGATGGAGCTTTGGGAACCACTGAGAGGTCATGCGGGGTAAGGTGGAGTGAGGACTGAGAgagaaaatgtagagaaataaGAGCAGAAAGACCCAAGCTGTGATGCATAACATGTATGATTAATATTCATCTGCAAAACAAAGAGACGAAAtagacaaaaacatttaaaaggttaaatcataaaaggtaaaagaaaatggGACAATACATTGGAGTGCTAATGGATTTCAAACTCACTCTCACCCTGAAATTCAATAAGGACATCTGAGTTTTTGTCACTGGGCaacttttaaaaaccactttacttctctgtgcttcagtttaaTTATTTGCATCATGGaagtaataatatttttcttacctACCTGAGAGCACAACTGTGTCCATAAAATGAAATAGGATGTTGCAATAGCGCAGTTCAGTTCTGAAACTAAATTCCAGAGTTAGCGCAGACACTCCAGCTCATGAGCACAGCTCATAACAAGACTGCCCTCACTGCAGACATCGACTGTGAGTTTGGGGGTCCCCAGGCCACCTGCatttctgaccaactggctacaAACCCAGGAGTGTCCATGACCCCCACCTCTTAGGTTTGATAATTCACTAGAACAACctacagaactcaggaaaatacTATACTTATGACTAGATTGATTGTATGTGATACAAATCAGGGTCAGCCTAATGAAGAGACACATAGCAGGACGTCTGGGAGGAGTTTCCATGTCACCCCCGACCCCATGGAATCAGGATACGTTAGCATCCTGGCACATCAGTGCATTCACCAACCAGGAAGCTCCACAGAGCTTTCATGTCCAGAGGTTTTATTGGGGTTTCactacataggcatgattgattttatCATTGGTCATGTGGTGGAGCTCAGTCTCCAAAAGAGGTCAGGCTGATATCACTAGGCTCAAAGCCCCAATCCTATCGTCACATGGTTGATCTTTCTGGCATGGCCAGCCCCCATCCTGAGTCATCTCCTTATACACTCTCTTATGGTTCTAGGGGCTCATGAATAACAAATTCACTCCTGTTACTTGGGAGAGTCCAAGGATTTAGAGCCTCTCTcccaggaaccagggacaaaggCCCATCAAATTCTTTATTATATGACAGATATGTGAGAAAGGTACAAAGTGCTCTGCAAAGGTGGGTGGCATCTCTATTGCTCATTGTTATTATGGTGGTATTTATAGTGGGTTTTGAGGGTTTGGGGTTTTTAGTGGTTGTCAGGTTTGCAGTCTCACAGAGAAAAAGAGCCAACAGCCTCTGGATAGTCAGGAAGCTTGGGTCAGTGGGAGTAGGAAGAGGGTTAGCCTCCAATCCTTGCTTCCTCCCAAAGCCACTTGAGGGGAACATCTTTGGTTCTAAATCTTAAAAGACTAGAAAGTTCAGAAAAGCAAGCCTCTAAGTGCTCTTCACAGTCATGGCTCATGGACCCAACTGAATCCAATTGGTCTTAGAAATATTGGAAAGGTTTTACACTGTAATTTACTTGCTTTCTGTGACCTCTTTCCTGGTAATGACACTGAGACTTCTGGCCCgcctctttttccctctttcccccaTCCCATCTTGGGAACTCGGTGACTGTCCTTAGAGGCAAAGGCATCAACACTGCCCCAACAGCCCCTGCTTTACTAAGGGAAGACAAGAAAAGAGGGACTCtcttttctctggaaaaaaaaaaaagcttaattaaCAAAAGTGCCCTTCTGATATTTGGAAGACCCACAAATTTAAACCGATTTTCATTATCACTTAGGGTACTAGGACAGGTAGAAAATGCTCATTCATCAAAACCAGAAGCCTCTTTGCTAACTGGCTAGATTTGTCTCAATCACCTAGGAATGAGCTCTTTGGAATACTCTGTGTTTAttaggcttttttgtttgttttggtttttaatttcttaatttcaatAGATTTGGGGGTACAACTGGTTTTTGATGATTATGCATTTTTTAAGCCTGGTTtgaagcacagaaaaacaaaacaaaaaacagccagtGCTGATcatgtgctttctttcttttcagaagcTGCCTTGAATCTTGcctacatcctaatccctggcattccccttctcctcctctttgtGGTCTCCACAGTTGTATGTTGGGTTTGGAGCTGTAGAAGAAGGCAAGTAAAACCTTCATTGTACAAACCTTTGCATCTTCTGCTCTCTTTGAGATTTGGATATTGCCCCGTTTAGTTCACTAAAACCCATGGCAGCACCAAGAGTATCACCATTGCAGATTGGAGAGCAGCTTCTCTGACAGACCAGGGCATTCAGAAATACTAGGCATTTGTGCTTAGTTGTGAGTAACAGAATGATCTTACATGCTTTACTGTGTGTATGtggaagattttaaaacaacttgAAGAGTGAAATTGCATTATTCACCTCCCGTGCACTCACACGTCACCCAGCAAAAAGGCTCTCATGCATGTGTGCCCTCACTCTGAAAATGTTTGTGGACTGAGTGAAGGAATGGATAGTGAGCCATATGAAAAATGACTATTGCAAAGCATTCTGGTACACATCTGAAACTAAACCACttaattcaaaatgaaagagCCAAATTCCTTTTAATtgacttttcttttaattcaataCACAAGTATAGAGTGCTATAAAATAGCTACACTAGGTAGCATCAACAATTTCTGCATATGGTCAGGATCATgtgccaccattttttttttttttagtactgaAAGCTCTTCTCAGTTACCTTTTTATTCTCCATCATCATGGTGTACGGAGAAGATGTctagtattcccattttacaatggggaaactaaggcccaaTTTAAGATTTGACTCCCTTTAAAGACCAATTTGAGATGAATTAGTAAGATTCCAATGTAAAAATCTATTTCAGTTAATTGTAACTTCCTTATAGGATTACTATAAGGATTCAGGCAGTTAATACTTGCAGAATAGGTATATACTAAGCACTTAAAAATGTTACCTCTTATTAggattattttattagttttttcctTTGAATCTGAAAGTAGAATTTAGCTCAAAAAATTACAAGCATATTTTCCAGCTGCCTACTCTGCAGTTggttcttgatttcctttcctgaCTACCAGGATTTGGGAATTGTGACTCTAAAGCTGGGGTGTCTGTCTATCCCAagggtttttaatcttttttgtgcCCTGCAGCAGTCTGGTGAAGCCTATGGACTCCTTCCagagcaatattttattttattttgttttatttattattttatttatttatgttatttatttattttatatatatatatttgagacagagtcttgctctgtcacccaggctggagtgcaatggcacagtctcggctcactgcaacctctgcctccctggttcaagtgattcttgtgactcagcctcccgagtagctgcgattacaggcgcatgccaccacgcctggctaattttgtatttgcagtagagatgggtttcaccatgttggccaggctggtctcgcacttctgacctcaggtaatctgcccgcctcagctgcCCTAAaccctaggattacaggcatgagccaccacacctggcccagagcaatattttaaatgcagaaaataaaatacattgggTTGCAAAGGAAGCAATCATACTGTTATATAGTTTAgcaaaatgtttccaaaaatgAATATGTGATTAGTAATACATGTACTCCTTTATTAACGCTTCTTTATTTGGTGCTgagtataattattataattttgaagTAGAGATGAGGGTAAAATATTTCAAGGCATCTATAACTGTGATATGAAAACATCTATAACTTCTagtaatgatcaaatcaaagaTATTATTAATCCTGCTCTGTTTTATTGCTTACACTCATAATGGAAGGACATGCTAAATTTCACTTATGGATgagttgtattttttgttgttttggttttgttttttgttttgttttttgagacagggtctcactctgtcgcccaagctggagtacagtggtaccatcacacctcactgcagccttgacctcccaggttatcctcccacctcagcctcccaagtagctgggactacaggtgtgcgccaccatggctggttaatttttatatcttttatagggacagggttttaccatgttgcccaggctggtctcaaactcctgggctcaagtgatccgcctgcctcagtctcccaaagtgttaggattacaggcgtgggccactgtgcccagctgagttgttgtttttgttttgttttgttgtttgtaatgtggtatttttttttttcctattcagttCTATCCCTGGACCCTCCAGGGACTCTGGGGACCCCAGGATAATAACCCTGCCCACACTTGGGCAGCCGTGAATGACAGATACACAGTCACTTTGAACATAACATCTCCCTGTTTGGTTCCCTCCCACCCCGAAGCCCTGGCCTGTAAGTTACATAGATGAGACATGCAGCTGGGTGACCGCCCAGGGCTGCTTCCTCTGGTCTCAACAGGAAGTACAAAGATATTCTCAATCACCTGGTCTGAAACACCCAGCcctggttttctttctctctagaaAACGGGAGCAACCAGACCCTAGCACAAAGAAGCAGCACACCATCTGGCCCTCTCCTCACCAAGGAAACAGCCCAGACCTAGAGGTCTACAATGTCATAAGAAAACAAAGCGAAGCTGACTTAGCTGAGACCCGGCCAGACCTGAAGAATATTTCATTCCGAGTGTGTTCGGGAGAAGCCACTCCCGATGATGTGTCTTGTGACTATGACAACATGGCTGTGAACCCATCAGAAAGTGGGTTTGTGACTCTGGTGAGCGTGGAGAGTGGATTTGTGACCAATGACATTTATGAGTTCTCCCCAGACCAAATAGGGAGGAGCAAGGAGTCTGGATgggtggaaaatgaaatatatggTTATTAGGACATGTAAAAAACTGAAACTGACaataatggaaaagaaatgatgagcaaaattctcttattttctatAAGGAAAATACGCAGAAGGTCTATGAACAAGCTTAGATCAGGTTCTGTGGATGAGCATGTGGTCCCCACGACCTCCTGTTGGACCCCCACGTTTTGGCTGTATCCTTTATCCCAGCCAGTCATCCAGCTCGACCTCATGAGAAGGTAACTTGCCCaggtctggcacatagtagagtCTCAATAAATGTCACTTGGTTGCTTGTATCTAACTTTTAAGGGACAGTGCTTTACCTGGCCATGA
The sequence above is a segment of the Theropithecus gelada isolate Dixy chromosome 14, Tgel_1.0, whole genome shotgun sequence genome. Coding sequences within it:
- the LAYN gene encoding layilin isoform X3 is translated as MRPGTALQAVVLALLLVGLRAATGRLLSGQPVCRGGTQRPCYKVIYFHDTSRRLNFEEAKEACRRDGGQLVSIEREEKQSNSTACEDLYAWTDGSISQFRNWYVDEPSCGSEVCVVMYHQPSAPAGIGGPYMFQWNDDRCNMKNNFICKYSDEKPAVPSREPEGEETEPTTPVLLEETQEEDAKKTFKESREAALNLAYILIPGIPLLLLFVVSTVVCWVWSCRRRKREQPDPSTKKQHTIWPSPHQGNSPDLEVYNVIRKQSEADLAETRPDLKNISFRVCSGEATPDDVSCDYDNMAVNPSESGFVTLVSVESGFVTNDIYEFSPDQIGRSKESGWVENEIYGY
- the LAYN gene encoding layilin isoform X1, with the translated sequence MRPGTALQAVVLALLLVGLRAATGRLLSASDLDLRGGQPVCRGGTQRPCYKVIYFHDTSRRLNFEEAKEACRRDGGQLVSIESEDEQNLIEKFIENLLPSDGDFWIGLRRREEKQSNSTACEDLYAWTDGSISQFRNWYVDEPSCGSEVCVVMYHQPSAPAGIGGPYMFQWNDDRCNMKNNFICKYSDEKPAVPSREPEGEETEPTTPVLLEETQEEDAKKTFKESREAALNLAYILIPGIPLLLLFVVSTVVCWVWSCRRRKREQPDPSTKKQHTIWPSPHQGNSPDLEVYNVIRKQSEADLAETRPDLKNISFRVCSGEATPDDVSCDYDNMAVNPSESGFVTLVSVESGFVTNDIYEFSPDQIGRSKESGWVENEIYGY
- the LAYN gene encoding layilin isoform X5; amino-acid sequence: MVTSGLGSGGVRRNKAIAQPARTFMLGLMAAYHNLEKPAVPSREPEGEETEPTTPVLLEETQEEDAKKTFKESREAALNLAYILIPGIPLLLLFVVSTVVCWVWSCRRRKREQPDPSTKKQHTIWPSPHQGNSPDLEVYNVIRKQSEADLAETRPDLKNISFRVCSGEATPDDVSCDYDNMAVNPSESGFVTLVSVESGFVTNDIYEFSPDQIGRSKESGWVENEIYGY
- the LAYN gene encoding layilin isoform X4, translating into MYHQPSAPAGIGGPYMFQWNDDRCNMKNNFICKYSDEKPAVPSREPEGEETEPTTPVLLEETQEEDAKKTFKESREAALNLAYILIPGIPLLLLFVVSTVVCWVWSCRRRKREQPDPSTKKQHTIWPSPHQGNSPDLEVYNVIRKQSEADLAETRPDLKNISFRVCSGEATPDDVSCDYDNMAVNPSESGFVTLVSVESGFVTNDIYEFSPDQIGRSKESGWVENEIYGY
- the LAYN gene encoding layilin isoform X2 yields the protein MRPGTALQAVVLALLLVGLRAATGRLLSGQPVCRGGTQRPCYKVIYFHDTSRRLNFEEAKEACRRDGGQLVSIESEDEQNLIEKFIENLLPSDGDFWIGLRRREEKQSNSTACEDLYAWTDGSISQFRNWYVDEPSCGSEVCVVMYHQPSAPAGIGGPYMFQWNDDRCNMKNNFICKYSDEKPAVPSREPEGEETEPTTPVLLEETQEEDAKKTFKESREAALNLAYILIPGIPLLLLFVVSTVVCWVWSCRRRKREQPDPSTKKQHTIWPSPHQGNSPDLEVYNVIRKQSEADLAETRPDLKNISFRVCSGEATPDDVSCDYDNMAVNPSESGFVTLVSVESGFVTNDIYEFSPDQIGRSKESGWVENEIYGY